The Lysinibacillus pakistanensis genome includes a window with the following:
- a CDS encoding sigma-70 family RNA polymerase sigma factor produces the protein MKSNEKNFIKRLKRQKEDAIEYVVDQYLSLVKGVIYKVLAPLQQDYIVDECINDVFLSIWDNIEQFKGGTDDFRKWLCVIAKFKAFDYYRRAVKKREISSEHPDLLIDPSVEEVVIQLENQEELVKLINTLDAIDRKIFIMRFFIGMNTKDIAMQVGLTGAAVDNRIYRGKKKLQQQAIELKLGGNPT, from the coding sequence ATGAAATCGAATGAGAAAAATTTCATCAAGCGATTGAAACGACAGAAAGAGGATGCTATTGAATATGTCGTGGATCAGTACTTATCGCTTGTGAAAGGTGTTATTTATAAGGTGCTTGCACCATTGCAACAGGATTATATAGTTGATGAATGTATCAATGATGTATTTTTAAGTATTTGGGATAATATCGAGCAATTTAAAGGAGGTACTGATGATTTTCGCAAGTGGCTTTGTGTCATCGCTAAGTTTAAAGCATTCGATTATTACCGAAGAGCAGTAAAGAAGAGAGAAATATCCTCTGAGCATCCAGACTTACTAATCGACCCTTCAGTAGAGGAAGTGGTCATTCAGCTAGAAAATCAAGAAGAATTAGTAAAATTAATCAACACACTCGATGCTATAGATCGAAAAATATTTATAATGAGATTTTTTATTGGTATGAATACAAAGGATATTGCAATGCAAGTTGGTTTGACAGGTGCAGCTGTTGATAATCGCATATATCGAGGCAAGAAGAAATTACAACAGCAAGCAATTGAATTAAAGCTTGGGGGTAATCCGACATGA
- a CDS encoding DUF4179 domain-containing protein, with protein sequence MKGIYKFFNDVQLDKKEFIELDVSDFEKAQVKKRLKQSLKKKKKRVKRWRQIAVAVLFMGLSGAIIGYTFPAHAGSIPIVKNIFQFIDGDRSFLYENYKEFSTAIELSEMSKGVEITINDALYDGETIFITYSLKSKKKLGDQLRIHDTSSSLKDADGMAWGSEIKRVDDYNYVGLLTVGNFGTNVGDTAYLVWNIDKILMEKSNTIINGHWRFAFSVEATSKYTQIVNKSSSLDGINVTIRQITHTPMSTIVYVRQQLDQHILDYWDNIDLDFTMTDDMGNNYDGLNHGGRGYPNDIRTGKTFGKVDERATTLKIMPHVRLMKSSVNDDEPIEEKNAFGETVVRNRAVEVEDFKEINLEPIVIELKE encoded by the coding sequence ATGAAGGGAATTTATAAATTTTTCAATGACGTGCAGTTAGATAAGAAGGAATTTATCGAACTTGATGTTAGTGATTTTGAAAAAGCGCAGGTAAAAAAGCGATTAAAGCAAAGCCTAAAGAAAAAGAAAAAAAGAGTGAAACGATGGCGGCAAATAGCAGTGGCAGTGCTTTTTATGGGATTGTCAGGAGCGATAATAGGATATACCTTTCCAGCACATGCAGGAAGTATTCCCATTGTGAAAAACATCTTCCAATTTATAGATGGAGATAGATCTTTTCTTTATGAAAATTATAAAGAATTTTCAACAGCTATAGAATTATCTGAGATGAGCAAGGGTGTGGAGATTACCATTAATGATGCCCTTTACGATGGTGAAACAATTTTTATAACCTATTCGCTCAAGAGTAAAAAGAAATTAGGTGACCAACTAAGAATTCATGATACTTCTTCATCTTTAAAGGATGCAGATGGCATGGCATGGGGCTCGGAAATAAAAAGAGTAGACGATTACAACTATGTCGGTTTGTTAACAGTTGGGAATTTCGGAACAAATGTTGGGGATACAGCATACTTAGTATGGAATATTGATAAAATATTGATGGAAAAATCAAATACAATTATTAATGGTCACTGGCGTTTTGCCTTTTCTGTAGAGGCAACCTCAAAGTATACGCAAATAGTAAATAAATCTTCGTCTCTTGATGGTATCAACGTGACAATTAGACAAATCACCCATACACCGATGTCAACCATTGTATATGTAAGGCAACAATTAGATCAGCATATTTTAGATTATTGGGATAATATCGACCTAGACTTTACAATGACAGATGATATGGGGAATAACTATGATGGCTTGAATCATGGGGGTCGTGGTTATCCAAATGATATTCGTACAGGTAAGACGTTTGGAAAAGTTGACGAAAGGGCAACAACACTGAAGATTATGCCACATGTCCGGCTCATGAAGTCATCTGTAAATGATGATGAACCAATAGAGGAAAAGAATGCTTTTGGCGAAACTGTTGTGAGGAATAGAGCTGTAGAGGTAGAAGATTTTAAAGAAATAAATCTTGAACCAATCGTTATTGAATTGAAAGAATAG
- a CDS encoding FtsX-like permease family protein: protein MHAILTLCFAHIKKRKIQNVLLAIIIMLSTLLLATSVTILMNTSNIFEKTHHDSNGAHQILTMGKDIHNPNTVNNWWQEQQGVSASNLIPYRNLSGFTANGVETTNLYLFMMNTPKTPFVVDRLLFSEGENQDYPTEGTIWIPTSMATTMSISLGDTIEFNTGEKAFTLNVSGIVVDLPYGGPFTTNARIWMNDSDYHKQFDTMIGSEEYMMALRFDDYQQSANYWIEFEKFLNGPYLESKMEYVDLYSFNFIINKIIGFIMIAFGVAMLFISLYIIGFSISDAILTNYKTIGVIKSLGLTSRKISVTYVLQFGLLSMVSIIPGLIASTVLSRVIIESSLSYLKAGKHLTIIQDFRITMLLAVIILVIVILTAFIYSNKARHVEPVQAIKYGMSEFANSKLNRRLNNSNRLSNLVHLPILLQISIKNITKNMKSSILIIVLTAITSAILVFSAVIHNSFISSIKQNTPALGYDSSHVVVTVFNEATFSKQQFEQFLRSDERIKNHAWLDQFTGVFPNEPNQPLNINVNTIEGSFDVAGYETISGRNPVNKNEIAIGLNVAKALHKNVGDIVEVYIEGKQHHLIVAGIYQSIANMSNSARITADVIKVYNAAYSASEISMINLVDETLSAQIVDDLNNNFKSSVKVDTQQTLLEDVFKVVIAVLIIPLSVIGILFIAVTFIIIFSVSRINVRKESGTYGIFKSIGMTSNTIRWSITSGILLLSSLGAMFGIFIGVKVIPVALQSIVLEYGLLELPLVINWPITIGLSFLSVVAACLGCWVSTKIIAKTSPQILLVD, encoded by the coding sequence ATGCACGCAATACTTACTCTTTGCTTTGCACATATTAAGAAAAGGAAAATCCAAAATGTACTATTAGCAATTATAATTATGCTATCCACCCTTTTATTAGCTACCTCTGTAACGATTTTGATGAATACAAGCAATATTTTTGAAAAAACACATCATGATTCAAATGGGGCGCACCAAATTTTAACGATGGGCAAGGATATTCATAATCCAAACACTGTCAACAATTGGTGGCAAGAGCAACAAGGGGTTTCTGCCTCGAATCTCATTCCTTATAGAAATTTATCTGGCTTCACAGCGAATGGTGTAGAAACGACAAATCTCTACTTATTCATGATGAATACACCTAAAACGCCCTTTGTTGTTGATCGATTACTATTTTCAGAGGGTGAAAATCAGGACTACCCTACTGAAGGAACAATTTGGATTCCCACATCGATGGCTACTACCATGAGTATTTCACTTGGAGATACTATTGAATTTAACACTGGCGAAAAAGCTTTTACATTAAATGTTTCGGGTATTGTTGTAGATTTGCCATACGGCGGACCCTTTACAACGAATGCTCGTATTTGGATGAACGACTCTGACTATCATAAACAATTTGATACAATGATAGGGTCTGAAGAATATATGATGGCTCTTCGCTTTGATGATTATCAGCAAAGTGCAAACTATTGGATAGAATTCGAAAAATTTTTAAACGGCCCCTACCTTGAATCAAAAATGGAATACGTGGATCTCTATTCGTTTAATTTTATTATTAATAAAATTATCGGCTTTATCATGATCGCTTTTGGTGTAGCAATGTTATTCATTTCGCTGTATATTATTGGTTTTAGTATTTCAGATGCCATTTTAACGAACTATAAAACGATTGGTGTCATTAAATCTCTCGGGCTTACTTCTCGAAAAATTAGTGTGACCTATGTTTTACAATTTGGTTTATTATCCATGGTTTCAATTATTCCAGGTCTTATTGCCAGTACAGTCCTTTCCAGAGTGATCATAGAAAGCTCTTTATCTTATTTAAAGGCCGGAAAGCATTTAACGATTATTCAAGATTTTAGAATCACTATGCTACTTGCTGTCATAATCCTTGTCATTGTTATCCTTACTGCGTTCATATACTCTAACAAAGCACGTCACGTTGAACCCGTACAAGCAATTAAGTACGGTATGTCAGAATTTGCAAACAGTAAATTGAATCGGCGTTTAAACAACTCTAATCGTCTTTCTAATTTAGTTCATTTGCCGATTCTACTTCAAATTAGCATTAAAAACATCACTAAAAATATGAAAAGTTCCATTCTTATTATTGTTCTTACAGCCATTACTTCTGCAATTTTAGTGTTTAGTGCAGTCATTCATAATAGCTTTATTTCCAGCATCAAACAAAACACACCAGCATTGGGCTACGATTCATCACATGTTGTAGTAACGGTTTTTAATGAGGCAACATTTTCAAAACAACAGTTTGAACAATTTTTACGCTCAGATGAACGCATTAAAAATCACGCTTGGCTCGATCAATTTACAGGGGTTTTCCCTAATGAACCAAATCAACCGCTTAATATTAATGTCAATACTATTGAAGGTAGTTTTGATGTTGCTGGATACGAGACAATTTCTGGCCGTAATCCTGTAAATAAAAATGAAATCGCCATTGGCCTTAATGTCGCGAAGGCTTTACACAAAAATGTAGGAGATATTGTAGAAGTCTATATCGAAGGCAAGCAGCATCATTTGATTGTAGCTGGTATTTATCAATCAATCGCCAATATGTCTAATTCAGCGAGAATTACCGCTGATGTGATCAAAGTTTATAATGCTGCCTATTCTGCTTCAGAAATTAGTATGATCAATTTAGTAGATGAGACATTATCAGCTCAAATCGTTGATGATTTAAACAATAACTTTAAAAGCTCTGTCAAAGTCGACACACAACAAACATTATTAGAAGATGTGTTTAAAGTAGTGATTGCTGTTTTAATCATCCCATTATCTGTTATCGGAATTTTATTTATTGCTGTAACATTCATCATTATTTTTAGTGTTTCTAGAATAAACGTAAGAAAAGAAAGCGGAACTTATGGAATTTTTAAATCTATTGGTATGACCTCAAATACTATTCGATGGTCGATTACATCTGGAATTCTATTACTTTCATCACTAGGGGCTATGTTTGGAATTTTTATCGGTGTAAAAGTAATTCCCGTAGCTTTACAAAGTATTGTTTTAGAATATGGCTTACTAGAATTACCTCTTGTGATAAATTGGCCAATAACCATCGGATTATCCTTCTTAAGTGTTGTGGCAGCCTGTCTTGGTTGCTGGGTATCCACAAAAATCATTGCCAAAACATCACCTCAAATTCTACTCGTTGACTAA
- a CDS encoding ABC transporter ATP-binding protein, producing MEKEVLIRAQNLCKTYSTGSEQFHAIKNINIEIYKGDFTVIMGNSGSGKSTLLYLLSGLDSITTGEVYFHGERLDTFTEQQIATFRSKKIGYVYQSSNLVPDMTLLENITLPGYIAKYPKKDVIKKAEMLLNKMGLEEQWNRLPSQTSGGQQQRAAIARALVNDPEILFADEPTGSLNYDHGVAILDILTDLNKKGQSVVMITHDIKAACRANRLIIIQDGKIGGILDFDQYDDASIQEREHIIFSYVTGKE from the coding sequence GTGGAAAAAGAGGTACTTATTCGTGCTCAAAATCTATGTAAGACATATTCCACAGGGAGTGAGCAATTTCATGCAATAAAAAATATTAATATCGAAATATATAAAGGAGATTTTACAGTCATTATGGGCAACTCTGGTTCGGGTAAATCAACACTGCTTTATCTTTTAAGTGGTCTTGATTCTATTACGACTGGTGAAGTTTATTTTCATGGAGAAAGGCTGGATACATTTACCGAACAGCAGATAGCTACATTTCGCTCTAAAAAGATAGGATATGTCTATCAAAGTAGTAATCTCGTCCCGGATATGACATTGCTAGAAAATATCACCCTCCCAGGATATATTGCAAAATACCCTAAAAAAGATGTGATAAAAAAAGCGGAGATGCTATTAAATAAAATGGGACTTGAGGAGCAATGGAATCGTTTACCTTCGCAAACCTCTGGTGGACAGCAACAAAGAGCTGCTATTGCTAGAGCATTAGTCAATGACCCAGAGATTCTATTTGCAGATGAACCAACTGGTAGTTTAAATTACGATCATGGTGTAGCTATCTTAGATATTTTAACGGATTTAAACAAAAAAGGTCAGTCTGTCGTAATGATTACGCATGATATAAAAGCGGCCTGTCGTGCAAATCGTCTTATTATCATTCAGGATGGAAAAATTGGAGGTATTTTAGACTTCGATCAATACGATGATGCTAGCATACAAGAGCGTGAACATATTATCTTTTCTTATGTCACGGGAAAGGAGTAA
- a CDS encoding DinB family protein — MKAIPDELLEWKPSEDKFSIGDLLRHIASARLMFLGIFEHGSWTYTGHDTSNGASLEEISNYLESSQTKLTEGLLKIGNDVLSKKVLTLHGHEVSAWRILMSIPEHEIHHRGQISAYLQMNNIEPPQIFGLKIEQVKTL, encoded by the coding sequence ATGAAGGCAATACCTGATGAACTTTTAGAGTGGAAGCCCTCTGAAGATAAATTTTCTATAGGTGATTTATTGCGGCATATTGCATCAGCTCGATTAATGTTTCTTGGAATATTTGAACATGGCTCGTGGACGTACACAGGTCATGATACTAGTAATGGGGCTTCCCTAGAGGAAATTTCTAATTATTTAGAGTCAAGTCAAACTAAATTAACTGAGGGGCTATTGAAAATTGGTAACGATGTGTTGTCAAAAAAGGTTTTAACCCTTCATGGTCATGAGGTAAGTGCTTGGAGAATACTTATGTCGATTCCCGAACATGAAATCCATCATCGTGGACAAATCTCAGCATATTTACAAATGAACAACATTGAACCGCCTCAAATTTTCGGATTAAAAATTGAGCAAGTGAAAACATTATAA
- a CDS encoding sensor histidine kinase — MYLKIWMKKWLWSILICVFLLFTCFLLLLLTTVKQNKEPSNEYVINQIRLQVNNVLLYIEDHFTSLEQNLDLRNSLQEMSNSQDIDITVVQLDGRIIYNSIEEDPSQFISLKDDLHYDLFTSQQLAGKVKIAFPIINDKQEQIGNAIFTIDQNVLLPVKRSNHFMIIVISGFLCLFIIGLALYMIRKANKEILLPLHNLKKSTEEIVKGNYEQKTVYPRVDEIGDLYAVFDQMRLEIKNLTLQRDEQEQNQKKLISSISHEVRTPLTTIKAYLDAISEGICPDMDSLMSYIQIMQTNTEKMSRLIDDLFIHTLKELGHIPVNLTEQYSKDVFTNILHPIHHYVQTTGIHFIEPEYIPNVLIRADEHRLEQVLSNLITNALKHTSKGDSIAVSIDIENQLLYINVIDNGNGMLPEDMPFIFERYFRGIQATGETAVKNEGAGLGLSICKHIMEAHNGSISFKSKQNRGTTFTLTLPII, encoded by the coding sequence ATGTATTTAAAAATTTGGATGAAGAAATGGCTATGGTCTATACTAATTTGTGTTTTTCTATTATTTACTTGTTTCCTTCTATTACTGCTTACTACTGTTAAACAAAATAAGGAACCTTCAAATGAATACGTTATCAATCAAATTCGCCTACAGGTAAATAATGTTTTATTGTACATAGAAGACCATTTTACAAGTCTCGAACAAAATTTAGATTTACGCAATTCCCTTCAAGAAATGAGCAATAGCCAAGATATAGATATCACAGTCGTTCAATTAGATGGGAGGATTATTTATAATTCCATAGAAGAAGACCCTTCACAGTTTATCAGCTTAAAAGACGATTTACATTATGATTTATTTACGTCACAACAACTGGCTGGAAAAGTTAAAATTGCTTTTCCCATAATTAATGACAAGCAAGAACAAATTGGTAACGCTATTTTCACCATTGATCAAAATGTTCTCTTACCTGTAAAGCGCTCTAATCATTTTATGATAATCGTTATAAGTGGTTTCCTATGCTTGTTTATTATTGGGCTTGCCTTGTACATGATACGGAAGGCTAATAAGGAAATCTTACTGCCTTTACATAATTTGAAGAAAAGTACAGAGGAAATTGTCAAAGGTAATTATGAACAGAAAACGGTGTATCCGAGAGTAGATGAAATTGGAGATTTGTATGCGGTATTTGATCAAATGCGCTTAGAAATAAAAAATCTTACACTCCAACGAGATGAACAGGAGCAAAACCAAAAAAAGCTTATATCTAGTATTTCGCATGAAGTAAGAACACCTCTAACAACCATAAAAGCTTATTTAGATGCTATTTCAGAGGGAATTTGTCCTGACATGGATTCACTTATGTCATATATTCAAATCATGCAAACAAATACTGAAAAAATGTCTAGACTCATTGATGATTTATTTATTCACACGTTGAAGGAGCTTGGACATATCCCAGTTAACTTAACAGAGCAATATAGCAAAGATGTTTTTACGAATATTTTGCATCCCATTCATCATTACGTCCAAACGACCGGCATTCATTTTATCGAGCCAGAGTATATTCCTAATGTCCTTATTCGAGCAGATGAGCATCGACTAGAGCAGGTGCTTTCAAACCTTATTACGAACGCACTAAAGCATACTTCTAAAGGCGATTCCATAGCCGTTTCTATCGATATTGAAAATCAATTACTATACATAAATGTCATAGATAATGGTAATGGAATGCTACCTGAGGATATGCCTTTTATTTTTGAACGCTACTTCAGAGGTATTCAAGCAACTGGTGAAACTGCTGTGAAAAATGAAGGAGCTGGACTCGGGTTGTCTATTTGTAAGCATATTATGGAAGCGCATAATGGTTCTATTTCATTTAAAAGTAAACAAAATAGAGGAACAACATTTACATTAACCCTGCCTATTATTTAA
- a CDS encoding response regulator transcription factor, with protein MLKKAKVLIIEDEDDIATIIRDYLSVNHFEPYIVQTGQEAIQTIKNSPPDFIILDLSLPDYDGIELCRQIREDSNVALLILSARSSDTDKVLGLGFGADDYMTKPFSLSELVARIKAHLRKQDRWLLDNTEKVDLIQIDHMIINKNEYTFSLNQKHIPLSAKEFEMLYFLMKNRNQVFSKAQLLDVVWGYDTYGDENTITVYIRRLREKIEVNPSCPVYLQTVWGVGYKFSTQNYS; from the coding sequence ATGTTAAAAAAAGCAAAAGTCCTAATTATAGAAGATGAAGATGATATTGCTACTATCATTAGAGACTATTTAAGTGTCAATCACTTTGAGCCCTATATTGTTCAAACTGGGCAAGAGGCTATTCAAACTATAAAAAATAGCCCTCCTGATTTTATTATTCTTGACCTATCTCTTCCTGATTATGATGGCATCGAATTATGTCGTCAAATTCGTGAGGATAGCAATGTTGCTCTATTAATTTTAAGCGCTCGTAGCAGTGATACTGATAAGGTTTTAGGTCTGGGATTCGGTGCAGATGATTATATGACGAAGCCCTTCTCGTTAAGTGAGCTTGTAGCAAGAATAAAAGCGCATTTACGGAAACAAGATCGATGGCTGCTAGATAATACTGAAAAGGTGGATCTGATTCAAATCGATCATATGATTATCAATAAAAACGAGTATACCTTTTCCCTTAATCAAAAGCATATTCCTCTATCGGCAAAAGAATTTGAAATGCTTTATTTTCTAATGAAAAATAGAAATCAGGTATTCTCCAAAGCGCAGCTGCTTGATGTAGTTTGGGGCTATGACACATACGGTGATGAAAATACAATAACCGTTTATATTAGACGTCTACGTGAAAAAATTGAAGTCAATCCATCTTGTCCAGTCTACCTTCAAACTGTTTGGGGTGTTGGTTATAAATTTAGTACTCAAAATTATTCGTAG
- a CDS encoding ABC transporter permease, with protein sequence MLSLLRYQFINYLRTFQYVPPFSIFVLCLVVNYTFVPNPILDSYSFTAIMLFFLMGWFTVTLFHAEDEEQKVITTLHAKGRTQYNLAIFSICGLLALGLSLISVLYPILIGAFGETPRLIHLLLGFLSHFSLAILAIALSAIFTRELIKNKHNTWWGVLGILLISIVGATLHDTISQVKGLSWLLPPVRLSLEMMDSEDSIKAIPSIFYWQFAWIFIYACLVIMLFFLLANRKLLRR encoded by the coding sequence ATGCTCAGTTTATTACGCTATCAATTTATCAATTATTTAAGGACTTTTCAATATGTCCCACCTTTTTCAATTTTTGTGTTATGTCTTGTCGTCAATTATACCTTTGTTCCGAATCCTATATTAGATAGCTATTCATTCACAGCTATTATGCTCTTTTTTCTAATGGGATGGTTTACGGTCACACTGTTTCATGCGGAGGATGAGGAGCAAAAAGTAATCACAACGCTACATGCTAAAGGTCGAACACAATACAATTTAGCCATTTTTAGTATTTGTGGACTGCTTGCGTTAGGCTTAAGCTTGATATCAGTACTTTACCCTATTTTAATTGGTGCCTTTGGAGAAACACCAAGATTAATACATCTTTTACTTGGCTTCCTCTCTCACTTTAGTTTAGCTATACTAGCCATTGCACTTTCAGCTATCTTTACAAGAGAGCTTATAAAAAATAAGCACAATACTTGGTGGGGTGTGCTAGGCATCTTACTCATCTCTATTGTAGGTGCTACGTTACACGACACAATTTCGCAAGTGAAAGGTCTTTCTTGGCTGCTTCCACCTGTCCGTCTTTCGTTAGAAATGATGGATTCAGAAGATTCCATAAAAGCCATACCAAGCATTTTTTATTGGCAGTTTGCTTGGATCTTTATTTATGCGTGCCTAGTCATTATGTTATTCTTCCTCCTAGCTAATCGAAAACTACTGAGGAGATAA
- a CDS encoding ABC transporter ATP-binding protein, with amino-acid sequence MKMMMEIQDISKQYKGKKILENACLSIYAHQIIALVGKNGSGKSTLLKIIAGLIDADSGAVIKHRQSLKIGYVPEVTPSHILFTPEEYLFHMGRIRGMAPKQLQQKIDDLLEMFHLQESRNSRIIHFSKGMKQKVMIMQAMLEHTDLLILDEPLSGLDSKAQSDLEETLSILKDNGLSIVLTCHETKLLQHLVDTVFVIQNNKIIQTDSFSSNHTQRNRLIFEIADPALLENLLPFLDIQQQNQVNSNHFEIVTVIKLEDTNQILEDLLRKHASIKQLMPINYQEEHFYRQF; translated from the coding sequence ATGAAGATGATGATGGAAATACAGGACATCTCTAAACAATACAAAGGCAAAAAGATTTTAGAGAATGCTTGCTTATCAATTTATGCCCACCAAATTATAGCTCTTGTAGGTAAGAACGGTTCTGGGAAGAGCACTCTTTTAAAGATCATTGCTGGATTAATAGATGCAGACAGTGGTGCAGTTATTAAACACCGGCAATCTTTAAAGATTGGGTATGTGCCAGAGGTGACACCTTCACATATTTTATTTACGCCAGAAGAATATCTTTTTCATATGGGCCGTATTCGAGGAATGGCCCCAAAACAATTACAGCAAAAAATTGATGATTTACTAGAAATGTTTCATTTACAGGAATCAAGGAATAGTCGAATCATTCATTTTTCAAAAGGTATGAAGCAAAAGGTAATGATTATGCAGGCAATGCTTGAACATACAGATTTACTAATTTTGGATGAGCCATTATCTGGTCTTGATTCAAAGGCACAGAGTGATCTAGAAGAAACCCTTTCTATTTTAAAAGACAACGGTTTGAGCATCGTTCTCACCTGCCATGAAACGAAATTGCTTCAGCATCTTGTTGACACCGTTTTTGTTATTCAGAATAATAAAATTATCCAGACAGATTCATTCTCTTCCAATCATACACAGCGCAATAGATTAATTTTTGAGATTGCCGATCCAGCACTATTGGAAAACCTTCTACCTTTCCTTGATATTCAACAGCAAAATCAGGTAAATTCTAACCATTTTGAGATTGTTACTGTCATCAAATTAGAGGATACCAACCAAATTTTAGAGGACCTTCTACGCAAACATGCCTCCATTAAACAATTAATGCCAATCAACTATCAGGAGGAACATTTCTATCGCCAATTTTAA
- a CDS encoding ABC transporter permease, whose product MRISAIVTRIMQQMRRDKRTLALLFIAPLIILSLMYFIFNSNEPKMTLVVTNGPAPFIEKLKAVDVKVVENNDYSSALLKKEQYDGWLAIKQNNINLTLLNDDPSSTKAVIMKLSQALQPEQASRINLKTEYVYGDENTAIFDIFSPMLTGFFVFFFVFLITGIALLKERTSGTLERLLATPIKRSEIVAGYMIGYGFFAFLQTIIIVVFGIYILDIVHVGSIWLVLLINIVVALVSLSLGALLSSFATSEFQMMQFIPLVIVPQIFFSGIFPLDNMVEWLQNIGRIMPLYYAADALNGVMYKGYAFRDIVVDLVVLACFALVFIILNIISLKKYRSL is encoded by the coding sequence ATGAGGATTAGTGCGATTGTAACAAGAATTATGCAGCAGATGAGACGCGATAAACGGACACTTGCTTTATTATTTATTGCACCATTAATCATTCTTTCCTTAATGTATTTTATTTTTAATAGTAATGAGCCTAAGATGACGCTTGTTGTAACGAATGGCCCAGCACCATTTATCGAAAAGCTTAAAGCTGTGGATGTTAAAGTAGTGGAAAACAATGATTATTCCTCAGCTCTCTTAAAGAAAGAACAATATGATGGATGGTTAGCAATTAAGCAAAATAATATAAATCTCACATTATTAAATGATGACCCTTCTAGTACTAAAGCTGTTATTATGAAGCTTTCACAAGCCTTACAGCCTGAACAAGCTTCTAGGATTAATCTAAAGACTGAGTATGTATATGGGGATGAAAATACTGCTATCTTTGATATTTTTAGTCCAATGCTTACTGGCTTCTTTGTTTTCTTTTTCGTCTTTTTAATTACAGGGATAGCGTTATTAAAGGAACGCACTTCTGGGACACTGGAACGTTTGCTAGCAACACCGATTAAACGTTCAGAAATTGTCGCAGGCTATATGATTGGCTATGGTTTTTTTGCCTTCCTTCAAACCATTATTATCGTTGTGTTTGGCATTTATATATTAGATATTGTTCATGTTGGCTCCATTTGGCTTGTTTTGCTAATCAATATTGTTGTAGCACTTGTTTCATTATCGTTAGGGGCGTTGCTATCAAGCTTTGCAACGTCTGAATTTCAAATGATGCAGTTTATTCCGCTTGTTATTGTTCCTCAAATATTTTTTTCAGGCATTTTCCCACTGGATAATATGGTAGAATGGCTGCAAAACATCGGGCGTATTATGCCACTTTACTACGCGGCTGATGCATTAAATGGTGTCATGTATAAAGGCTATGCTTTTCGTGACATTGTTGTGGATTTAGTGGTACTTGCTTGCTTCGCCCTTGTATTCATTATTCTAAATATTATTAGCCTAAAAAAATATCGATCCTTATAA